One region of Parambassis ranga chromosome 21, fParRan2.1, whole genome shotgun sequence genomic DNA includes:
- the LOC114453857 gene encoding CASP8 and FADD-like apoptosis regulator yields MALLQDQLREINQIAEDLNSCERKRLLYLCDSMEADSSVARVKEMLRSKILLQENSHLFLRELMLRLGRFDILRKVCKVSKDQVERDPQVIPRFRVLMANISEDLDSEDLDSLKFLLSNTLTREKIENSKNFLDVIIELEKMDSVSPERVDFIVDHLKNIGRVDLAKKVAAYKTSVTTGTPEPPEPSAPPQLQQTFRASQSRQGQCQPIARVSMNTPVRRAEQNGESSVEAYKFNTYPRGVCVIIDCVGSDGGMLSEMFTALHFDVVLYQWLSAGEILTTLKGILNQRERLSGDGFVCCIISRGTADCIQGTDSYANGLPLDTIRRLFTGDECPMLAGKPKIFFIQRYSIPEFLPVARMDYRDEDLETDGYGTMATYDNIPADADVFWSQCWTAENQLEQQQHHSIYFKALADSLHKARRRKMNLVDVHTEVNAAIFEHNRWNPGADYHIDVKHTLRKNLYLE; encoded by the exons ATGGCTCTTCTTCAGGATCAGCTTCGTGAGATAAATCAAATAGCTGAGGACCTCAACAGCTGTGAGCGCAAGAGACTCTTGTATTTGTGTGACAGCATGGAGGCGGACAGCAGCGTGGCCCGTGTGAAGGAGATGCTCAGATCTAAGATTCTGCTTCAAGAAAACTCTCACCTGTTCCTGCGAGAACTCATGCTCCGATTAGGCCGTTTTGATATCCTGAGGAAAGTGTGTAAAGTCAGCAAGGATCAGGTGGAGAGGGACCCACAGGTCATCCCAAGATTCAG AGTTTTGATGGCTAATATAAGTGAAGATCTGGATTCTGAAGATCTGGACAGTTTAAAATTCCTATTAAGTAACACATTAACCCGTGAAAAAATAGAAAATTCTAAG AACTTCCTGGATGTGATCATTGAACTTGAGAAGATGGACTCAGTTTCACCCGAAAGAGTTGACTTCATAGTGGACCATTTGAAAAACATTGGCAGGGTTGATCTGGCGAAGAAAGTGGCAGCTTACAAGACGTCAG tTACAACTGGGACACCAGAACCACCAGaaccatcagcaccaccacaACTTCAGCAAACCTTCAGAGCCTCT CAATCCAGACAAGGACAGTGTCAGCCAATTG CCAGGGTGAGCATGAACACCCCTGTGCGCAGAGCGGAGCAGAACGGTGAG agttcagtagAGGCATACAAATTTAACACCTATCCCAGGGGAGTCTGTGTGATCATAGACTGTGTGGGCAGCGATGGAG GAATGTTGAGTGAGATGTTTACTGCTCTTCATTTTGACGTCGTGCTCTATCAGTGGCTGAGTGCTGGTGAAATTCTTACAACTCTCAAAGGAATACtcaatcagagagagagactgagcgGTGACGGCTTCGTCTGCTGCATCATCAGCCGTGGTACAGCCGATTGCATCCAGGGCACAGACTCTTATGCCAATGGCCTGCCGTTAGACACCATCAGGCGCCTTTTCACCGGCGATGAATGCCCCATGCTGGCTGGGAAGCCCAAGATCTTTTTCATCCAGAGGTACAGCATTCCAGAGTTTCTGCCCGTTGCCAGGATGGACTACCGGGATGAAGATCTAGAGACCGATGGCTATGGCACGATGGCTACATATGATAACATTCCTGCAGATGCAGATGTGTTTTGGAGTCAGTGCTGGACAGCTGAAAATCAATTGGAACAGCAACAACATCACTCCATTTACTTTAAGGCTCTGGCAGATAGCTTACACAAAGCTCGAAGGAG GAAAATGAATCTAGTTGATGTTCACACGGAGGTGAATGCAGCCATCTTTGAACATAACAGATGGAATCCGGGGGCAGATTACCACATTgatgtgaaacacacactgaggaaaaaTCTGTATTTAGAATAG